The Medicago truncatula cultivar Jemalong A17 chromosome 7, MtrunA17r5.0-ANR, whole genome shotgun sequence genome includes the window CTCAATAGTTTTCAAGAAGGTGGAGATGGAGGTGGACCTTCAGCGTGTGATAATCAATATCATTCCGATGACACCCCGGTTGTTGCACTTTCTACTGGATGGTTCAACAACAAGAGTAGATGTCTCAACAAAATTAAGATTAGTGCGAACGGAAGAAGCGTGGTGGCCAAAGTTGTTGATGAGTGTGATTCGAGAGCAGGATGCGATAAAGAACATGATTATCAACCTCCTTGTAACAACAACATAGTTGATGCCTCTAAAGCTGTGTGGAAAGCCTTGGGTGTGCCTCATGATCAATGGGGTGGATTGGACATTACATGGTCTGATGCTTGATATACTCTATGTGTTTCATGTAATATAAATTGTATTTTGGTgagtttatttgtttataatcttttatgtatcatatttattagtttgtaagttttctttatcttctttgcTATGCAAGTTTTCTTTCAGATGTAAACGATCAAGTTTCATGATGCTTTGATTTGTAAATATTAGCACTACACTTCCATATAAGTTTGAGTTGTTTTACTTTAGTTTTGATGTGTGAACAATGAATTTGCATATTAGGGTCcgtttgttacggattaaaataaaattgattttgacataaaataatttagagattatttttcagagattctttaaaaaatcaaaatctattttttgtttgtttaccatgtcaaatatcaaaatgatttttagtttgtttggatacaactttctaaaagtgatattttattataaaattctataaaggacacaaaaatattttcaaatataacATGTTTGTCAATCCCATTAGGAACAACACTCACTTCACCTTCTTCTATGTACACCAATTGATCTACCTGTCAATCCCATGGCAACCTGCATTTTCCAGTCTTCCATTCTGATCATCTTGAAACTTCAAGCTGAGCTAGTTTTTTAGGTGAAACTATTCTTTTTTGTAGAGTTACTTGCCTTTCAAAATCACCTTGAACCGTTGTTGGCAGGAGCGGGAAGGATGGTATTGTCAACAAGCGGTGCCTGTTAACATTTTATACTCAAAAGTGATTCACTTGTTAAATATCACAAATCTGCAAGAGAATAAGTGATTCACCTGTTAACCATTGTTGGCATGATTGggtttgattttttgtgtttgtt containing:
- the LOC11426922 gene encoding kiwellin-1, which translates into the protein MKSFCSKASFLFLVFLIIMLHSAAQQCRPSGRIKGEKTPSGQCNQENDSDCCVQGKMYTTYKCSPSVSTHTKAYLTLNSFQEGGDGGGPSACDNQYHSDDTPVVALSTGWFNNKSRCLNKIKISANGRSVVAKVVDECDSRAGCDKEHDYQPPCNNNIVDASKAVWKALGVPHDQWGGLDITWSDA